TATTGTACGAAGCGATGAGTGATTCCAGTTTGCCGATGAGCATATCCGACGGAATGTCGGCGCGTTCGCTCATCATTTTAATGGTGGCAACAGGAAGAATTACTTTGGCCATCGGAGAACGAAGGAGGGTGAACTTGGAACTGATCGTTGGCAAATCATCCATCAGTCGCGGATACCGCTGCAAGAGACTCTTCAGCTTCGTGTCCGGCCGAATGCCATCTTCTCCGACAGTATCGGATTCGCTTTCTTTCGATCCTTGTGCCGGACTTTGCTCTTCGTCCCAAGTAAGAAGTGTACGCGAGCCTTCAAGACTACGGATCCGTGTGCAGTCTTGCATCATTTCCATCACACCGCGGAAACGCCCGTCGGCGTCTCTGATGGCCACATAGACAATGTAGATGAAGACTCCGGGCTTATTGATCCAGAATTCTGCGCGATCCTGTTCGCCACGTCGGAACTTATCGATTATCTCCTCTACGATATGAACGCTCTTGGGCGGATGGCAGTTGCGTACTTCTCGGCCGATCACCCCCTTGCTTCTGGGGAATACTCTGTGCTTCGTGTCCGTATAGAAACAAACCAGCTCGTTTTCGTCCACGAACGAAATATCCACAGGGAGATGACGGAAAAGCAGATTGATCTGCTCCAAAGTCAGCTTTCCTTCGGCTACATCCAGTATCGCCTTGTCGTCTTGTCCGCCTGTCCCCATACCATGTTTGGCAAGTAAGGCTCCCAGTTCTGCCATAAATGATTGGCCGTGGGCTTCTTTTGATTGCTTGGCCGGTGCATCTAATTCCGGCATGTCGATAAGGAAGAAGCCTATTTCTCGATCGCCATGTTTCATTGCTTCGAACTCTTTGTCGGAAATGAGTTTCAGAGAGGTTGGATAAAGGATAAGCTCTTCTTTTTCCATCAGGTCACGCAGAACGATAGCCATCTCTTTGTATGCTGCAGGGAAGGAGTCGTAGTCTTTTTCGCGCAGTAGGCTCATGGCTTTGTTCATCTCGTCGCGGATATGATCGTCATAAGTCCACATCGTAGTGGAGGGGCGGTCGAATCCTTTCTGCTCCAGTGTTGAATAGAGTTGGTTTTGTTTGCGAGCAAAGTGTAGCTTATATCCCATAAGCGTCTCCATCAGTTCTATCCATGGATTGGGGATAAAAGTGCGCTCCAGTAGGGCATCCGCCTGATCGAGTAGTTCTTTGGCCTTATCGTTTTCGCGCAGATAGGCATCGATGGGGTGTCCGAAAGGTAAGTCGGGACGAATGGGATTTATCAGGCCTTCGAACAGCTGTAGCATTGTCCGTACGTCTTCGTTTTGGCATTCGTCCTGATCACGTTCTTTGAAGAGTTGCTCTGCTGCGGCAAACTCTTCGGGCGAGATGGAACCCACTTCTTTTTTCATACGCTCCTTGGCCTCTTCAAGTGTCAGATGACCTTCGCGATGAGCCTCTTTGATGTCGAGCATACGCTCCAACTTACTTTTGTCGAGGCTGTCAAAAGTTTCATTTGTTTTTATGACCTGCATGTTTTTTGAGCAATTAGTGATGAATAACAACCTCCTCGCAGCTTATCAAAAGCCTATTGTGGAGGTATATCCACTTTCGTAAATATAACAATCTCAGAATATATATTTGTTCTGGTTTTTCATCGAGGAAAAAAGTGCATATGCTCATTACGCCTCAAGCAGGATACGAGCCTGAAATGCTCCGATTGTGGTTTGTGTTTTGTGAAAAACAGGCGCGAGATTTTTTTCGTTTTGGTTTCACTTTTTTTCTTTTCCCACGCCAAAAGCAAAAAGTTCACGTGCCACACTTTTAGGTGTCATAAACCCGAAAATTTAGGCGTGTGAACCCAATCGGATAGGGATGATACATCCTATGGCTGAATCGGAAGTGAATATGGTGCAAAAAAAGAGGGACAGTGCACGAATTTGGCACTGTCCCTCGAAAAGAGATGATTAAGATTCCTTCTCTATCGGGTTATTAAGCCTCGAAAGAAGGAAATTTAATTAGAGTTCCCAGATTTCTTTGTCATCGGGGATGTGAATGCTTGAATTCAACGGTGCGATGCGTGAAATGTTGAGGAGGTGCTTGTAAGTGAAGTTCTCGGAGATAGAGTTATTACCCCATGATCCGCATCCGAGCGTATTGGTTACGGCAAGGCCGTTTTGGATGTGACCGCCTGCTGTAGTGGCACTCGGAGCATTCACTACGATACGAGATACCGTCAGCTCTGATCCTGCGAGGATGATGTGTGCCTGATTGTTGGAGTGGATAGCACAAGTGTGGCCGTTACCTTCGTTGGCGAGGTTCGTACGTGCGATTTCTACACCTTCTTCGAAGTGCTTGTAGCTGAGGGCGCACATTACGGGACACATCTTTTCCTTACAGATAACGTCTTCTGCTCCTACGCCGCGAGCTTCAACAACGAGAATACGGGTACCCTCGGGGATATTGATGTTTGCTTTCTTGGCAATGAAGGCAACGCTCTGACCTACTACATCTTTCGCGATGGCTCCATTTTCGAAGATAGCTGCACGAGCACGATCTCCTTCGGCTTCGTCACAGAAATATGCACCGTGGTTGCGGAATGCTGTGAAAACTGCTTCCT
This genomic stretch from Porphyromonas gingivalis ATCC 33277 harbors:
- a CDS encoding PAS domain-containing protein; the protein is MQVIKTNETFDSLDKSKLERMLDIKEAHREGHLTLEEAKERMKKEVGSISPEEFAAAEQLFKERDQDECQNEDVRTMLQLFEGLINPIRPDLPFGHPIDAYLRENDKAKELLDQADALLERTFIPNPWIELMETLMGYKLHFARKQNQLYSTLEQKGFDRPSTTMWTYDDHIRDEMNKAMSLLREKDYDSFPAAYKEMAIVLRDLMEKEELILYPTSLKLISDKEFEAMKHGDREIGFFLIDMPELDAPAKQSKEAHGQSFMAELGALLAKHGMGTGGQDDKAILDVAEGKLTLEQINLLFRHLPVDISFVDENELVCFYTDTKHRVFPRSKGVIGREVRNCHPPKSVHIVEEIIDKFRRGEQDRAEFWINKPGVFIYIVYVAIRDADGRFRGVMEMMQDCTRIRSLEGSRTLLTWDEEQSPAQGSKESESDTVGEDGIRPDTKLKSLLQRYPRLMDDLPTISSKFTLLRSPMAKVILPVATIKMMSERADIPSDMLIGKLESLIASYNKPDRSEEK
- a CDS encoding DUF1661 domain-containing protein: MWHVNFLLLAWEKKKSETKTKKISRLFFTKHKPQSEHFRLVSCLRRNEHMHFFPR